In a genomic window of Methylobacter sp. YRD-M1:
- a CDS encoding response regulator: protein MVKRSIYKKLLVTMVGLIIALLTMLTFVQIKFQKDMFEKELDKRIALMKGKLIDRGQILSDSLSGQVKDGIASVNLSHVSDLLRNAVEENGELHYIILMQSSGMAYIHTLKPQLEMEILAEKEDVFAASQNTATVNEYVSNGKSFMEFIMPIQVSAEPWGVLRLGFSLDLLNQEIANSRNESAGQIREMIARLLIITTVFILIGAGIVLFISERLSRPLLQLTHLANQLARGNFEVSNTIKAHPEGEIGALTTAFAQMAKNLRVSYDKLEEYSRTLEQKVIERTSELAEARDQAIAANKSKSEFLSIMSHEIRTPMNAIIGMTRLALQTEVTAKQRDYLTKVQTSSHTLLGIINDILDFSKIEAGKLELEAIAFNLDDVLNNLANLMSVKAEEKGLQIHFTTGCDVPLYLIGDPLRLGQVLLNLVNNAVKFTQYGEIVVNVALAEAGGRQVKKNGQVMLEFSIKDTGIGLTKEQISGLFESFSQADKSTTRKYGGTGLGLAICKRMVDMMGGIISVTSEVGKGSVFSFTAAFEQYQGVDQGCIASLEDFQGMKALVVDDNATSRNVLRSYLESFSFQVDQANTGEQAIQMLENAPIEDPYRLVIMDWKLPKIDGISAARHIKNDPKIIHTPYIIMITAYSREDIIQQANDANLDGFLIKPVHPSVLLNAVIDVFVQNRFDENPVLHVLDPAMDNKRLYRTEGKKLLLVEDNDINQQVAKEILEKEGFDVDIAADGLEAVQKIRTSYFDAVLMDLQMPMMDGYEATRIIRSEPQFDDLPIIAMTAHAMTDVKEKCLGIGMNGYIAKPIDVDELVACLLDSIKPEIRKMPDNFTLETADTQAKTLLPAYLPSIDWRLGLKGVAGNAQLFHELLLKFCEDFGDAADRLETFLQTGDIESALALLHSLKGIAGNLAMLELKDRADALEKDIAKQRIPVPGLLIEFSKAQHKVLESVDRLRAHESTELPDCNNNAVEPDLSLVESLSEDLFNALNGNRLDADYHFKELKKIIRNSRQSHKLRLLEKAINQFDFAAAQSALQDIALVLFDKKLTQATVSSETDNRQKILIVDDMPINILTLGEVLRSRYDIVVAVNGKKALSIAQSDHSPDLILLDIEMPDMDGWQVCRHLKMNEKTRNIPVIFITGHDEVSEVMAGFESGAVDYISKPFNISVVQARVQTHLELKKQRDLLEQLASVDALTGIPNRRMFDEHFAREWRRSMRSASPISLIFMDVDFFKTYNDNYGHAEGDRCLEHIAAILKHTLKRVTDFVARYGGEEFVAVLPEMNMDEAVEMAESMRKNVADSNIPHAFSEVADRITLSLGVSSVIPVADILPEDLIKTADAALYMAKENGRNQVGAKLIGAEDAI, encoded by the coding sequence ATGGTTAAACGGAGTATTTACAAAAAGCTGCTTGTGACGATGGTGGGTTTAATTATCGCCTTGTTGACCATGTTGACCTTTGTTCAAATCAAGTTTCAAAAAGATATGTTTGAAAAGGAACTGGATAAACGCATTGCGCTGATGAAAGGAAAATTGATAGACAGAGGACAAATTTTATCCGACAGCTTATCCGGCCAAGTTAAAGATGGTATCGCTTCCGTTAATCTTTCACATGTTTCCGATCTGTTAAGGAATGCGGTGGAGGAGAATGGAGAGCTTCATTACATAATCCTGATGCAGTCCTCCGGCATGGCGTACATTCATACCTTAAAACCGCAGCTTGAAATGGAGATCCTGGCCGAGAAAGAAGACGTGTTTGCGGCCAGCCAAAATACCGCAACGGTTAATGAGTATGTCAGCAACGGTAAATCCTTTATGGAATTTATCATGCCGATTCAAGTGAGTGCGGAACCTTGGGGCGTTCTCAGGCTGGGATTTTCACTGGATCTTCTTAATCAGGAAATCGCTAATTCGCGAAACGAAAGCGCCGGGCAAATTCGTGAAATGATAGCGCGGCTGTTAATAATCACGACCGTTTTCATCCTGATAGGCGCCGGTATCGTGTTATTCATATCCGAACGCTTGTCCAGACCGCTGTTGCAATTAACTCACTTGGCAAACCAGTTGGCCCGGGGCAATTTTGAGGTCAGCAACACTATTAAAGCGCACCCGGAAGGTGAAATCGGTGCTTTAACGACCGCATTTGCCCAGATGGCCAAGAACCTAAGAGTTTCTTACGACAAGCTTGAGGAATACAGCCGGACGTTAGAGCAGAAAGTCATTGAGCGCACGTCCGAACTGGCTGAAGCGCGGGATCAGGCGATTGCTGCCAACAAAAGCAAATCGGAGTTTCTATCAATCATGAGTCATGAGATTCGAACGCCGATGAATGCCATTATCGGTATGACCCGATTGGCGCTGCAAACGGAAGTTACAGCCAAACAGCGTGATTATCTGACTAAAGTTCAAACTTCCTCTCATACGCTGCTCGGTATCATTAACGATATCCTGGATTTTTCCAAAATCGAAGCCGGAAAACTGGAATTGGAAGCCATTGCGTTTAATCTGGATGACGTGCTGAATAATCTTGCCAATTTGATGAGCGTTAAAGCGGAAGAAAAAGGCCTTCAGATACATTTTACCACTGGCTGTGATGTGCCGTTGTATCTGATAGGCGATCCGCTCAGATTAGGCCAGGTACTGCTTAACTTGGTTAATAACGCAGTAAAATTCACCCAATACGGCGAAATCGTCGTTAATGTTGCATTGGCTGAAGCCGGCGGCCGGCAAGTTAAAAAAAATGGTCAGGTCATGCTTGAGTTTTCTATTAAGGATACCGGCATAGGCCTGACGAAAGAACAAATAAGCGGTTTATTCGAATCTTTCAGCCAAGCCGATAAATCAACTACCCGTAAATACGGCGGGACAGGCCTGGGGCTGGCAATCTGCAAACGGATGGTGGACATGATGGGAGGGATCATCAGCGTTACCAGCGAAGTGGGAAAAGGCAGTGTTTTTTCCTTTACTGCCGCTTTCGAGCAGTATCAGGGAGTTGACCAGGGATGTATTGCCTCGCTTGAGGATTTTCAGGGCATGAAGGCGTTAGTAGTGGACGATAATGCGACATCCCGGAATGTTCTACGTTCTTACCTGGAGTCATTTTCTTTTCAAGTGGATCAAGCCAATACCGGCGAGCAGGCGATTCAGATGCTGGAAAATGCGCCCATTGAAGATCCTTATCGCCTTGTCATTATGGACTGGAAATTGCCCAAAATAGATGGTATTTCAGCGGCGCGTCATATTAAGAATGATCCCAAGATTATCCATACTCCCTACATCATCATGATAACGGCTTATAGCAGGGAGGATATCATTCAGCAAGCAAATGACGCCAACCTGGACGGGTTTCTTATCAAGCCGGTGCATCCGTCGGTGTTGCTTAATGCGGTTATTGATGTATTCGTTCAAAATCGTTTTGACGAAAATCCTGTCCTGCACGTTCTTGATCCGGCAATGGACAATAAAAGATTGTATAGAACTGAAGGGAAAAAGCTGCTGTTGGTAGAGGATAACGATATTAATCAACAGGTTGCGAAAGAAATACTGGAAAAGGAAGGTTTTGACGTCGACATTGCCGCAGATGGGTTGGAAGCCGTGCAAAAAATACGAACCAGTTACTTTGATGCGGTATTAATGGATTTGCAAATGCCGATGATGGACGGTTATGAAGCGACACGCATTATACGTTCCGAGCCACAGTTTGACGATCTGCCGATTATTGCTATGACGGCTCATGCCATGACCGATGTCAAAGAGAAGTGTTTGGGCATCGGCATGAATGGATATATAGCTAAACCAATAGATGTCGATGAATTAGTGGCATGCCTGCTTGATTCAATCAAACCGGAAATACGGAAAATGCCGGATAATTTCACTTTGGAGACAGCTGATACGCAAGCAAAGACATTGCTGCCGGCCTATTTGCCTAGCATCGATTGGCGGTTGGGATTGAAGGGCGTGGCAGGAAATGCTCAATTATTTCATGAGCTGCTGCTGAAATTTTGTGAAGACTTTGGCGATGCGGCAGATCGACTGGAGACATTCCTGCAAACAGGCGATATCGAATCGGCTTTGGCGTTACTGCATTCATTAAAAGGCATTGCGGGCAATCTTGCCATGCTCGAATTGAAAGATAGAGCAGATGCACTGGAAAAAGACATCGCAAAACAACGAATACCGGTCCCCGGATTGTTGATTGAATTTTCCAAAGCTCAACATAAAGTGCTTGAGTCAGTTGATCGGTTGAGAGCTCATGAGTCTACAGAGCTGCCAGATTGCAATAACAATGCTGTTGAGCCCGATTTATCGCTAGTTGAATCTTTATCGGAGGATTTGTTTAACGCCTTGAATGGAAACCGTCTGGATGCAGACTATCATTTTAAAGAACTGAAAAAGATTATCCGAAATTCACGGCAGAGTCATAAGCTCAGATTACTTGAGAAGGCGATCAATCAATTTGATTTTGCTGCCGCCCAATCTGCTTTACAGGACATTGCGCTGGTTTTATTTGATAAGAAATTAACGCAAGCGACTGTATCCTCAGAAACTGATAACAGGCAAAAGATATTGATTGTTGATGATATGCCTATAAATATCTTAACGTTAGGAGAAGTCTTGAGATCTCGTTACGATATTGTCGTGGCTGTAAATGGAAAAAAAGCCCTGTCTATAGCTCAGTCAGATCATTCACCCGATCTGATTTTACTGGATATTGAAATGCCCGACATGGATGGGTGGCAGGTTTGCAGGCATCTGAAAATGAATGAGAAAACGCGCAATATTCCGGTCATCTTTATTACGGGCCATGATGAAGTTTCCGAAGTGATGGCGGGCTTTGAGTCAGGAGCCGTCGATTACATCAGCAAACCGTTCAATATATCAGTCGTTCAGGCCAGAGTTCAAACTCATCTGGAGCTTAAAAAGCAACGCGACTTGTTAGAACAGTTGGCAAGCGTTGACGCATTGACAGGCATTCCCAATCGCCGCATGTTTGATGAGCATTTTGCCAGGGAGTGGCGCCGCTCCATGCGGTCGGCATCACCCATCTCTCTCATTTTCATGGATGTGGACTTTTTTAAAACTTACAACGATAACTACGGCCATGCGGAAGGGGATCGCTGCCTTGAGCATATTGCCGCTATACTGAAGCATACGCTTAAGCGGGTAACTGATTTTGTGGCTCGCTATGGCGGTGAGGAGTTTGTCGCAGTATTACCGGAGATGAATATGGATGAAGCAGTGGAAATGGCTGAAAGCATGCGTAAAAATGTCGCCGATTCCAACATTCCCCATGCCTTTTCCGAAGTAGCCGATCGGATAACCTTGAGTCTTGGCGTGAGCAGTGTAATACCTGTCGCAGACATATTGCCCGAAGATCTGATAAAGACAGCCGATGCCGCGCTTTATATGGCGAAAGAAAACGGCCGGAATCAGGTTGGCGCAAAACTGATTGGGGCTGAAGATGCAATATGA
- a CDS encoding TonB-dependent receptor plug domain-containing protein, giving the protein MAMRKEFLIPLMCVVSMLQISRAFAAAPPMMSKENIEASLDEELGWLQEESVIFSASRREQKVSQTSAAVFVIGNDDIRRSGVTSIPDALRMVPGLQVAQVNANTWAITARGFNGENANKLLVMIDGRTVYHPTFSGTLWRTKDVLLEDVERIEVIRGPGAAMWGANAVNGVINVITRSAVNTYHGLSVTAGGGSEDRALGAIRYSGKLTDTLHYRTYVKYNDRDNLKFEGGGNPNDSWEKFQGGFRIDGDLTPHDSLTLQGDLYKGNGGSLRDVTAPVAPFTSRSNVGEDFSGGNILSRWKHRFSDTSDLSLQLYFDRTQDRTTYSAFNDASEAVINTYDADLQHYFQLGDRQEVTWGLGFRYIEDDQDNAVNFSFAPASRDYLLYSAFIQDQVTLVPDTLKLLFGSKFEHNDFSGFQIQPNARFIYTPDNQQALWAAVSYAVRTPNRLDQDTNLLYFSQLSANGFSALRGNRNFDSEELVAYELGYRIAPKENISIDVAAFYNVYDKLRSVEAGVPFAEIVDAASYSIIPVTYGNNARGETYGLETAAQWQALKWWRLEASYSYLQIQLHTDSASLFQDVEEGQSPHHQFNFRSSMDLPHDVQLDAFLRYVDKLRYKDYDPERKIDSYLEMDVRLGWKPVKNIELSISGRNLLDSSHAEFIALRRDMPVIEVQRSVFGQVSLDF; this is encoded by the coding sequence ATGGCTATGAGAAAAGAATTTCTTATTCCGCTCATGTGCGTGGTTTCAATGCTTCAGATATCTCGCGCGTTTGCCGCTGCGCCGCCCATGATGTCGAAAGAAAACATAGAAGCTTCGTTAGATGAAGAGCTAGGCTGGCTTCAGGAGGAATCGGTCATCTTTTCCGCATCCCGGCGAGAACAAAAAGTTTCACAAACATCCGCCGCCGTATTCGTTATCGGCAATGATGATATACGCCGCTCCGGCGTTACCTCCATTCCCGATGCTTTGCGCATGGTTCCAGGGCTTCAGGTCGCCCAGGTGAATGCCAATACCTGGGCAATTACAGCGCGGGGATTTAACGGAGAGAATGCAAACAAGCTGCTGGTGATGATTGACGGCAGAACGGTTTATCATCCTACCTTTTCGGGAACGCTTTGGCGGACAAAGGACGTGCTGCTTGAAGATGTAGAAAGGATTGAAGTCATCAGGGGGCCGGGCGCAGCCATGTGGGGCGCCAATGCCGTAAACGGCGTTATCAATGTGATCACCAGAAGTGCAGTCAATACTTATCATGGCTTATCGGTAACAGCCGGAGGAGGCAGTGAGGATAGAGCGCTGGGGGCCATCCGTTACAGCGGAAAACTGACGGATACGCTGCATTACCGGACTTATGTGAAATATAACGATAGGGATAATTTAAAATTTGAAGGCGGCGGTAATCCTAATGACAGCTGGGAAAAGTTTCAGGGCGGCTTCAGAATCGATGGCGATTTGACACCGCATGACTCACTGACCTTGCAAGGCGATCTGTACAAAGGCAACGGCGGCAGCTTGAGGGACGTTACAGCGCCAGTGGCTCCTTTTACTTCCCGTAGCAATGTAGGCGAAGATTTTTCCGGCGGGAATATTTTGAGCCGATGGAAGCACCGGTTTTCCGATACATCGGATTTGTCGCTGCAGCTCTACTTTGACAGGACCCAGGATAGGACTACTTATTCCGCTTTTAATGATGCATCGGAAGCCGTTATAAACACCTACGATGCCGATCTGCAGCATTATTTTCAGCTGGGCGACCGGCAGGAAGTGACTTGGGGGCTGGGATTCCGGTATATAGAAGATGATCAGGACAATGCCGTCAATTTTTCATTTGCACCTGCGAGCCGCGATTATCTGCTGTATAGCGCATTTATACAGGATCAGGTGACGCTGGTTCCAGATACACTAAAACTCCTGTTTGGCTCAAAGTTTGAACACAATGATTTCAGCGGTTTTCAAATTCAGCCCAATGCCCGCTTCATTTATACGCCCGATAATCAACAGGCATTATGGGCTGCGGTCTCTTATGCAGTCCGGACGCCTAATCGTTTAGATCAAGATACAAACCTGCTCTATTTCAGCCAGTTAAGCGCTAATGGCTTTAGTGCCTTACGAGGTAATCGGAATTTTGATTCGGAAGAACTGGTCGCTTACGAATTAGGCTATCGGATTGCGCCCAAAGAAAATATATCCATTGACGTCGCGGCTTTTTACAATGTTTATGACAAACTGAGAAGTGTTGAAGCCGGAGTGCCTTTTGCTGAAATAGTCGATGCAGCAAGTTATTCAATCATACCAGTCACTTATGGAAACAATGCCCGTGGCGAAACATACGGTTTGGAGACGGCAGCACAATGGCAGGCGTTAAAGTGGTGGCGTCTGGAGGCAAGCTATTCTTATCTGCAAATTCAGCTCCATACTGATTCCGCTTCACTGTTCCAAGATGTCGAGGAAGGACAATCGCCCCATCATCAATTCAATTTCAGATCCTCGATGGACTTGCCGCACGACGTACAATTGGATGCCTTTTTACGGTATGTGGACAAGTTACGCTATAAAGACTATGACCCTGAACGGAAAATCGACAGTTATCTGGAAATGGATGTGCGCTTGGGATGGAAGCCTGTGAAAAATATTGAATTGTCCATTTCCGGCAGAAATCTGTTAGACAGCAGCCATGCCGAATTTATAGCATTAAGAAGGGATATGCCTGTTATAGAAGTACAACGCAGCGTATTTGGGCAGGTAAGCCTGGACTTTTGA
- a CDS encoding HAD family hydrolase — protein sequence MSLAIFDLDNTLIADDSDYLWGQFLVEQGIVDKDQYASANAKFYDDYKQGTLDIKAFLRFSLRPLADNHPEQLYQWRAQFIEETIRPLLLKSAQELIAKHRDRGDTLLVITATNRFVTEPIVKLYGIDNLLATTPSFKEGRYTGDFDGIPCFQEGKVKLLEAWLKDSTETMQDSWFYSDSHNDLPLLKLVDNPVAVDPDEKLHQFATTAQWPIISLRNGQCPTHHFHK from the coding sequence GTGAGTTTAGCGATTTTTGATTTAGATAATACTTTGATTGCCGATGACAGTGATTACTTGTGGGGACAGTTTCTTGTCGAACAAGGCATTGTCGATAAAGATCAATACGCAAGCGCTAACGCTAAATTCTATGATGATTACAAACAAGGCACGCTGGATATAAAGGCATTTCTGCGCTTTTCTCTGCGGCCTTTGGCCGACAATCATCCCGAACAGCTTTACCAGTGGCGGGCACAGTTTATCGAAGAAACCATCAGGCCATTGTTATTGAAATCCGCACAAGAGTTGATTGCCAAACACAGGGATCGGGGCGATACCTTACTGGTCATTACCGCTACTAATCGTTTCGTTACCGAACCGATAGTCAAACTGTATGGCATTGATAACTTGCTGGCGACTACACCGTCATTCAAAGAAGGCCGATATACTGGAGATTTTGATGGCATTCCCTGTTTCCAGGAAGGCAAAGTGAAGCTGCTGGAGGCTTGGTTAAAAGACTCAACGGAGACTATGCAGGACAGCTGGTTCTACAGCGATTCACACAACGATCTGCCATTACTTAAGCTGGTCGATAATCCCGTCGCGGTCGATCCGGATGAAAAGCTGCATCAATTCGCGACCACAGCTCAATGGCCGATCATTAGCTTAAGAAACGGTCAATGCCCGACGCATCACTTCCATAAGTAG
- a CDS encoding RNA pyrophosphohydrolase: MIDSKGYRPNVGIILCNDEGRVFWAKRMGVNSWQFPQGGIHQNEDPETAMYRELWEETGLQEQHVQVLGRTRYWLRYQLPERYIRKNSLPVCIGQKQIWFILRLITQESNVRFDRCAKPEFDGWRWVDYWEPLKDVVYFKRKVYQKAMTELGALLTVDSVPVNAEGYLSKEKRYNGTNHQ, from the coding sequence ATGATCGACTCTAAAGGATATCGGCCCAATGTCGGCATCATCCTTTGCAATGACGAGGGTCGCGTGTTTTGGGCAAAACGGATGGGCGTGAACTCATGGCAGTTCCCGCAAGGCGGAATTCATCAGAATGAAGATCCTGAAACAGCGATGTATCGAGAATTGTGGGAAGAAACGGGGCTACAGGAACAACATGTACAGGTGCTCGGGCGTACTCGTTACTGGCTGAGGTATCAATTGCCTGAGCGTTATATACGCAAGAACTCACTGCCGGTCTGTATCGGGCAAAAGCAGATCTGGTTTATTTTGCGGCTGATAACGCAGGAATCCAATGTGCGCTTTGATCGTTGCGCCAAGCCGGAGTTTGATGGTTGGCGCTGGGTGGATTACTGGGAGCCGCTGAAGGATGTCGTCTATTTCAAACGCAAAGTGTATCAGAAGGCGATGACCGAGTTGGGCGCGTTGCTGACTGTCGATTCCGTGCCGGTTAATGCGGAAGGGTATTTATCGAAAGAAAAGCGATACAACGGGACTAACCATCAATAG
- the cpdA gene encoding 3',5'-cyclic-AMP phosphodiesterase, whose translation MTHIPDRMSILQISDSHILPNPGETLLGIDTDYYFRAVLEQAFASEHQFDLILFTGDLAQHPGRSNYQHILKTLEAYETPCVCLPGNHDDYELMQEILNTELVNCRKQVFLGDWQIVSLNSQVPGTPKGYLSNQELTFLEQCLDTHPDHHALIAMHHHCLSVNSPWMDTMMIENAQELFAIINKHPNVKAVTFGHIHQAIELEAGSVRAWGSPSTCFQFQPASTQLVVADTPPGYRLIQLSADGQFESEVHHLPEPLTGLKTDAQGY comes from the coding sequence ATGACTCATATCCCTGATCGCATGTCGATACTACAAATATCTGATTCGCATATTCTGCCTAATCCCGGCGAGACACTATTGGGGATCGATACGGACTATTATTTCCGGGCTGTCCTTGAGCAGGCTTTTGCATCGGAGCACCAGTTTGATTTGATTCTGTTCACAGGCGACCTGGCCCAGCATCCCGGCCGGTCAAACTATCAACACATCCTGAAAACGCTTGAAGCGTATGAAACGCCTTGCGTCTGCCTGCCTGGCAATCATGATGATTATGAGTTGATGCAAGAAATACTGAACACGGAACTAGTCAATTGCCGCAAGCAGGTTTTTTTAGGCGATTGGCAAATCGTCAGCTTGAACAGTCAGGTTCCTGGCACGCCCAAAGGCTACTTGTCAAACCAGGAACTGACATTTCTTGAACAATGCCTTGACACCCATCCGGATCACCATGCATTGATTGCCATGCATCATCATTGCCTGTCCGTCAACAGTCCCTGGATGGATACCATGATGATAGAAAACGCGCAGGAGCTATTTGCGATAATCAACAAGCATCCGAATGTCAAAGCCGTCACGTTCGGCCATATTCATCAAGCTATAGAGCTTGAAGCAGGCTCGGTTCGCGCATGGGGCTCGCCTTCAACCTGCTTCCAGTTTCAGCCTGCAAGCACACAGCTCGTGGTCGCCGATACGCCTCCAGGTTACCGATTGATTCAACTGTCTGCCGACGGCCAGTTCGAATCAGAGGTTCATCATTTACCCGAGCCGTTGACCGGGCTGAAAACAGATGCCCAGGGCTATTGA
- the argA gene encoding amino-acid N-acetyltransferase, which translates to MESHHSFVSWFRNSSPYIHAHRNKTFVISFGGEAVLDDDFANHVHDFALMNSLGIRLVLVHGIRPQVDQRLNNTTPPPRFHNHLRITDDLALQCVKEAAGLVRVEIEALLSMGLANSPMAGAKIKVASGNFVTAKPIGVIDGIDYCHTGEVRRIDSAAIHQQLDQNNVVLISPVGYSPSGEIFNLSAEQVATAVSIALKAEKLILMTEQSCCHPDSGAQIQQMTTAEASAFLEQHPELAETVSLPLKAAIQSCQSGIDRVHLINRNHNGALLLELFTRDGIGTLISSMPFEELRPATLNDIGGILELIKPLEQQGKLTKRSREKIEMEIADYVVIERDGLIIGCTALHPNEQEKSGVIACMAVHADYQGSARGNRMLEYAYHRASGLGLKKLFVLSTQTMHWFIERGFLPSDINSLPDPLKALYNPQRNSKILCKNIE; encoded by the coding sequence ATGGAATCGCATCACTCATTTGTCAGCTGGTTCAGAAACTCATCACCCTATATACATGCGCATCGCAACAAGACGTTTGTAATCTCGTTCGGCGGCGAAGCGGTTCTTGACGATGACTTTGCCAATCATGTTCATGATTTTGCGTTAATGAACAGTCTGGGCATACGCCTGGTGCTGGTCCACGGCATACGCCCGCAGGTAGACCAGCGCCTTAACAACACTACCCCGCCGCCCCGTTTTCATAATCATTTACGCATTACCGATGATCTGGCTCTTCAGTGCGTAAAAGAAGCGGCCGGACTGGTGCGCGTGGAAATTGAGGCCCTCCTGTCCATGGGCCTTGCCAATTCGCCGATGGCGGGCGCTAAAATCAAGGTGGCTTCCGGCAATTTTGTTACCGCCAAACCGATAGGCGTTATTGACGGCATCGATTACTGCCATACGGGAGAAGTCCGGCGCATTGACAGCGCGGCAATTCATCAGCAACTGGATCAGAACAATGTCGTGCTGATTTCGCCTGTCGGCTATTCACCCAGCGGGGAAATTTTCAATTTATCTGCAGAGCAAGTCGCGACGGCCGTCTCGATTGCGCTAAAAGCTGAAAAGCTCATTCTAATGACCGAACAAAGCTGCTGCCATCCCGATAGCGGTGCGCAAATTCAGCAAATGACTACCGCTGAAGCCAGCGCTTTTCTGGAGCAGCACCCTGAGCTTGCCGAGACGGTCAGTCTGCCTCTGAAAGCCGCTATCCAGAGCTGCCAGTCAGGCATTGACCGCGTTCATCTGATCAACCGCAACCATAACGGCGCCCTGTTGCTTGAGCTTTTTACCCGAGACGGCATCGGCACTTTGATCAGCTCCATGCCGTTCGAAGAATTGCGTCCCGCCACTCTGAACGACATCGGCGGCATACTGGAATTGATTAAGCCCTTGGAACAACAGGGTAAACTAACCAAGCGTTCCAGGGAAAAAATTGAGATGGAAATCGCCGATTACGTCGTGATTGAAAGAGATGGCTTGATCATAGGCTGCACCGCATTGCATCCGAATGAGCAGGAAAAGTCGGGCGTCATTGCCTGCATGGCCGTTCATGCGGATTATCAAGGCTCCGCCAGAGGTAATCGCATGCTCGAATATGCCTATCACAGAGCGAGCGGACTAGGCTTGAAAAAATTATTCGTGCTGTCGACGCAAACCATGCACTGGTTCATCGAACGGGGTTTCTTGCCGTCGGATATCAATAGTCTTCCCGACCCACTCAAGGCGTTATACAATCCGCAGAGAAACTCCAAAATTCTCTGTAAAAACATTGAATAG
- a CDS encoding TIGR04211 family SH3 domain-containing protein: MKKILTFFILMLAFGSAQADTVYVTDNLDLAFRSEENTRGKVIKMLHPGTPLTVLSQNKETGFIYARLDDGTEGYILARHTKKEPPSRLQLDTTNKKLASLEKENTTLKSELESLKSSLTPGTSLEQSLATERDHLARELSELKQTAANAVELKNQRDELQERVVNVERELEQLKLENKALADSSKQDWFLYGGILSLIGVILGFILPKLGWRRRSSSWDTY, translated from the coding sequence GTGAAAAAAATATTAACGTTTTTTATCTTAATGCTGGCTTTCGGTTCAGCGCAGGCCGATACGGTCTATGTAACCGACAATCTGGACCTGGCATTTAGAAGCGAAGAAAACACGCGTGGCAAAGTTATAAAAATGCTCCATCCGGGCACGCCTCTGACAGTGCTCAGTCAAAACAAAGAAACCGGCTTTATCTATGCACGCCTTGATGACGGCACGGAAGGCTATATTCTGGCCCGCCACACCAAAAAAGAACCACCCAGCCGCTTACAACTGGATACCACGAATAAAAAACTGGCGTCATTGGAAAAAGAAAACACGACACTTAAATCTGAACTTGAATCGCTGAAAAGTTCACTGACGCCGGGAACATCGCTTGAACAGTCCCTCGCAACGGAACGCGATCATTTGGCCAGAGAACTCAGCGAACTGAAGCAAACCGCTGCCAACGCCGTGGAATTAAAAAATCAGCGCGATGAACTTCAAGAGCGCGTGGTCAATGTTGAACGGGAACTGGAACAGCTTAAACTGGAAAACAAGGCGCTGGCGGACAGCAGCAAACAGGACTGGTTTTTGTACGGCGGCATTTTGTCCCTGATCGGCGTCATCCTGGGATTTATCCTGCCCAAACTGGGCTGGCGCCGCAGAAGCAGCAGCTGGGATACTTACTGA